In Leifsonia sp. AK011, the genomic stretch GCTCAGCGACCTGCTGCAGGTCGTGCTCCAGGTGGATGACGCGGCCGCCACCCACGACCCGGAGTGCTGCTGATGAGTCACGACCACGATCACGGCGCCGCGTCCTCCGGGCGTGGTCGCCTCGCGATCGCGTTCGGCATCACCGCGGTCGTGCTCATCGCCGAGCTCATCGGTGCCGCGATCACGGGTAGCCTCGCGCTCCTCGTCGATGCTGCCCACATGCTGACGGATGCCGGTGGCCTCGCGATCGCGCTTGCCGCTGCATCCCTCGCCTCCCGCCCCGCCACCGCACGACGCACGTGGGGATGGGACCGCGCCGAGGTGCTCGGCGCAACGGCCCAGGCTGCCATCCTGCTGGCGGTCGGTGTCTTTGTGCTCATCGAGGCGGTGCGACGTTTCTTCGAGCCGCCCGAGATCGTCGGTGGCGAGCTCGTCATCTTCGGTGTGATCGGCCTGCTCGGCAATGTCGCCGCGATCATCGTGCTCGCCTCGGGGCGCACCGCCAACATGAACATGCGCGCGGCGTTCCTCGAGGTGCTGAACGACGCGCTCGGCTCGGTCGCCGTCATCGTCGCGGCCATTGTTATCGCGGTCACGGGTTTCCAGCTCGCGGACGCGATCGCGGCCGTCCTGATCGGACTGCTCATCATCCCGCGCGCGGTCATCCTCCTGCGGGACACCACGAACGTGCTGCTCGAGTCCACCCCGAGGGGGCTCGACCTCGACGCCGTGCGCACCCACCTGCTCGAGGTTCCGCACGTGCAGTCGGTGCACGACCTGCACGTGAGCCAGATCGCGACGGGACTACCCGTGCTCACCGCGCACGTCGTCGTCGACGACACGTGCTTCTACGACGGACATGCCCCCCGCATGCTCGACCAGCTGCAGGGATGCGTCGCGAAGCACTTCGACGTGCAGATCGAGCACTCCACGTTCCAACTGGAGCTCGCCGCGCACGCCGAGCACGAGCATCCCACCCACGACTAACCCCCGCGAAAAGCCACTTGTCGGGGCTCTTCCGACGCAACACCCTCAGTAAGTGCTTTCTCGCGGGGGTTGGGGCGCCTCAGGCCTTCTGCACGACGAGCGACGCGTACGCCGGGATGAGCACTTTGCGACCGTAGCGGCGCGACACGATGCGGAACGGTCGGCCATCGCCGACGAGCATCCCGAGGACCGCGTCGAGCTCGGCCCGCGCGAGAGGCCCACCGAGGCACAGGTGCCGCCCGGCCCCGAACCACAGCTGCCGGTTCTGCGGGATGTACGGCCGGTCGACCCGGTACTCACCCGCGAGGTTGTTGGCAGTCCACGTGAGCACCATGATGCGCTCGCCCGCCCGCAGCGTGCGCCCGCCGATCTCCAGGTCGGCGAGCACCGAGCGCCCGATGAGTGGGGCGGGGGATGTCACGCGCAGCGCCTCGCGCACGGCGTTCTCCCGCAGCTTGGGGTTCTCGATGAGCCGGTGCTGCTCGCCGGAGTCGTACAGGAGCGCAGCCATCCTCGCCATCGCGGAGGCCGCCGTCTCCGTGCCCGCCACCATGAGCAGCGTCGACAGGCCCTTCGTCTCGGTGATCGAGAGCCCGAGGTCACGGCAGCGCCCGATGATGGTGTCGCCCGAGGCGGTCGCGAAGACGGCGTCGATGTGTCCGGTCAGTCGCTCCACGATCGCCCGGGCCGTCGCGATCTTCTCGGGCGGCAGCACCGTGTCGGCGGTCGTGCCGAGGGCGATGGATGCCAGCTCCTCGCCGGTCTCGAAGATCTCCCGGTACGCGGCATCCCCTCGACTGGCCTCCACCGGCAACCCGAGCAGGGTGACGACCATCTGGCCCACGAGGATGCGGCTGAGGTCGGCGAGGTCGATGGGCTCGCCCGCTTCGAAGGCCGTTCTCGCGGAGTCGAGTCGACCACCCCAGGCGTGCTCGACGAAGGTCGCGCTCGTGCGCTCGGTGAACAGCTCGCGACTGCGGGTGCGGAGGTCGTAGTGGCCTGGGCCGTCGAAGAGGTCGTAGACCCAGTCGCCGAGGATCTGGGCCCAGAGATGGCCTACGCCGCCCTCGCTCAGGAGGGTGAAGTGGTCGGGGTCGTTGAGTACCGCGCGGGCGGTGAGCGGGTCGGAGGTTATCCAGCCGAGACCTGGCACCTTCATAATCGGGCGGGCGAGCATCCCGAGCCAGTTGAGGTACGGGAGCGCGGGGCGAGCTGCGCTGAGCAGCCGGTGCTCGTGAGCCCTCGCACTGCGGCCGAGGCCGTCGAGGAGCGGATTGAGCGTTCGCTCGCGGGTGGGTGCTGTCAGGTCCTCGGCTACGGGCACGTGGCTAATCTAGCTACATGTCCGACGTCCGCTCACGATATCGCCGCATCTTCGATGACGGCTCAGACACCGAGCGCATGGTGTTCTTCAGCGATGCCGTCTTCGCCATCGCCATGACGCTCCTCGTGATCGACCTTGCTGTGCCGGAGGACCGGGACGGTACCGCAGGAGAGGTTCTCCTCGGTCTCTGGCCGAACTTCCTCGCGTACGCGTTGTCGTTCACGATCATCGCCATCAACTGGGTGGCCCACTACCGCCGCTACCGGGTCATCAAGACCCACGATCCCGTGCTGTTGCTGCTCAACCTCGTGCTGCTGTTTTTCGTCGCGCTGCTGCCGTTCCCGACGAGCCTCCTCAGCTCCTACAGCGGCCAGGCTCCTGCGGTCGCGCTCTACGCGTTCGTGGTCGGCCTCCTGAGCGCCCTGCAGTGGGCGACCTGGCAGTACGCGTACTCGAAGGGGATGGTCGACAAGGCCGTCGACGAGGGGCTGTTCCGCTGGGTGCGTCTCAACCAGCTGACCGTCCCGCTCGTGTTCTGGGCCTCGATACCCATCGCGCTCCTGTGGGACGGCGGCATCGCCATGTGGTTCTGGTTCGCGCTCTTCCCCGTGAACTTCATCACGGGCCGCATGAGTCGCCGCTACTAGCGGTCGCCCTAGTCGTCCGCTGCAGCGTCGAAGTCGATGCTGAGCTTGCGCAGCAGCGCACTCAGGCGTTCCTGGTCGGTCGCGCTCAGGCGCTCGAGCAGTTCGGCCTCCGCTGTGAGCAGCGTGCTGATCGCGGCATCCACCCGTTCGCGGCCCTCGGCGGTCATCATGACGAGGATGCCGCGGCCGTCGTTCGGGTCGGTGCGGCGCTCCACGAGCCCGCGGCTCACGAGCCGGTCGATGCGGTTGGTCATGGTTCCACTCGAGACGAGCGTCTGTTGGAGGAGCGCCTTGGGGCTCAACTGGTAGGGGCTACCAGCCCGTCTGAGGGCGGAGAGCACGTCGAACTCCCACGTCTCGAGGTCGGATGCGCCGAAGGCTGCTCGGCGGGCGCGCTCGAGATGACGCGCGAGGCGTCTGACGCGGCTGAGCACCTGCAGGGGCGAGAAGTCCAGATCGCTGCGCTCACGCGACCACGCCTCGACGATCCGATCTACTTCGTCGCTGGTGGGCATCCGTCCAGTATCGCGGCTCTGGCAGACTTAGGGGGCGCAATCGCGCGGTCCGCCTTGGTGTAATGGCAGCACGACAGCCTTTGGAGCTGTTAGGTCTAGGTTCGAATCCTGGAGGCGGAGCGAGCTCCAGCCACCACAGGGTGAGGGTTTTCGCGGGGGAAGGGCACACGATGGAGACGTTCTTCGAAACCGTCACGCACGTCTTCGAGATCGCTGGTGTCGTGGCGATGGTCGTGGGTTTCGTGGTGGCCTTCGTGCTCGGCATCCGCACCTGGTCGCGATCACACGATGGCCACGCCGCCTTCACCACCCTGCGCGACTCGATCGGGCTGTCGATCCTGCTCGGGCTCGAGATCCTCGTCGCCGCCGATCTCGTCCGCACCGTGACATCCACCCCGAGCCTCACGGATGCCGTGATCCTCGGCATCATCGTGCTCATCCGCACGATCCTGAGCTTCTCGCTGCAGATCGAGATCGAGGGGGTGGCGCCGTGGAAGCGGGCCCTCCTGAGCGCCCCCCAGCAGATTGCTGCGCGGGCCGGAGTGCGGAGCGTGCGCGCACCGAAGAAGGAAGAATAGCCACATGACCGACCAGAATCTCGCCGTCGTCGTTCTCGCCGCGGGCCAGGGCACGCGTATGAAGTCGAGCAGGCCGAAGGTGCTGCACTCGCTCGCCGGCAGGAGCCTTATCGGACACGTGCTCGCGACTGCCGGCCAGCTCGCCCCGAGCCACGTCATCGCGGTCGTGCGGCACGAGCGCGACACCGTCGTGGCGACGATCGCCGAACTCATGCCGAGCGCCATCATCGTCGACCAGGACGAGATCCCCGGCACCGGCCGCGCCGTCGAGGTGGCGATCGCTGCGCTGCCCGAGGACTTCGACGGCGACGTCGTCGTCGTCTCGGGGGACGTTCCCCTGCTCGATGCGGAGACGCTCGGCGCGCTCCTCGCCCAGCACCGCACCGCCGCGGCGGCAGCGACGCTCCTGAGCGCGATCATGGAGGATGCCACGGGCTACGGCCGTCTCGTGCGTGGCGCGTCCGGCGAGCTCGACCGCATCGTGGAGCAGTCCGACGCGACCCCCGAGGAACTCGCGATCACCGAGATCAACTCGGGCACCTACGTCTTCCGCGTCTCGCCCCTCCGCCAGCAGCTCGCGCTCGTGGGGGCCTCGAACGCCCAGGGCGAGAAGTACCTCACCGACGTGATCGGGCTGCTCCGGGCATCCGGTGCCGAGGTCTCGGCCATGCCGGTGGCCGAGGGCTGGATGGTCTCCGGTGTCAACGACCGCGTACAGCTGGCCGAAGCCGGCCGACGCATGAACCAGCTCATCGTGCAGCGCTGGCAGCGCGAGGGCGTGACCATTCAGGATCCGACGACGACCTGGATCGACGCGGATGTCACGCTCGCCCCCGACGTCGAGATCCTCCCCGGCACGCAGCTCAAGGGCGCGACCCTCGTGCAGACGGGCGCCACGATCGGACCCGACACGACCCTTGTGGACACCGAGGTCGGGCCAGGCGCCACCGTGAAGCGTACGGATGCCACGCTCGCCGTGATCGGCGAGAACGCGAGTGTCGGCCCCTTCGCCTACCTCCGTCCCGGAACGTACCTCGGTGCGGACGGCAAGATCGGCACGTTTGTCGAGACGAAGAACTCGAGGATCGGCGCGGGCAGCAAGGTTCCGCACCTGAGCTACATCGGCGACACGACGGTGGGGGAGCAGTCCAACATCGGGGCCGGAACGATCACCGCCAACTACGACGGGGTCAACAAGTCGTCCACCGTGGTGGGCTCGCACGTGCGCAGCGGTTCGCACAACGTATTCGTCGCCCCCGTCACCATCGGCGACGGTGCCTACACGGGCGCCGGCACGGTCGTGCGCAAGGATGTCCCGGCTGGCGCGCTCGCCATCACCGCGGCATCCCAGCGCAACATGCCCGGCTGGGTTGCGGCCAACCGCCCCGGCACGGCGGCCGCGAAAGCGGCGGAGGAAGCGGGCGAGTAGAACTGTAGCTCTTGTGCTACATCTGCCGTAGGCTCGTCCCATGAACAGCGTCGGACTGCGTGAACTCAAGCAGAACCCGAGCGAGGTGGTTGCTCGCGCGGAGCGCGGAGAGACCATCACGATCACGGTTCAGGGACGCCCTGCTGCTCGCTTGGTTCCCTACGAGATGCCCAGGCGGCGCTGGGTCCCCGCGGAGGAACTCGCGAGTGCGCTCGCAGAGATTCCTGTCGACACGACAGGGTGGGCGGCGGAGGCACGCGCCATCCGCGACAATGATCCGCTCGTCGACCCGTGGGAACGCGAGTCGTGATCCTTCTCGACACGAGCGTGCTGATCGACCCGCCCGAGCGCTGGCCGGGCGCAGTCCTCGGCTCCAGTTCGTTGTGTCTCGCCGAGCTGGAGTTCGGCATCCAGATGGCACGGTCAGCCGCCATCCGTGCGGAGCGCACCCGGCGGCTTACGGTCTACCGGTCCCGGTTCGAGTGGATCCCGTTCGAGGAGTCGGATGCCGCGAGCTTCGGCATCGTGGCTGAGAGAGTGGCACGTACCCGCCCCGCCCATGCCAGGAGTACCGACATCCTGCTCGCAGCCCAAGCTCTCACCCTCGGCGTCCCCCTCCTCACCCGTAACGTGAAGGACTTCGAACTCGTCGATGACCTCGTCGAGATTCTCGACGGAAACGCATGACGCCAGCACCGTAGAATTACCCCCGATAGACGCCGTCGTGGGCAGGAAGCAGGCATAGTGTCCGAGATCAAGATCTCCGGTGAAAAACGACTGGTGATCGTCACCGGGCGGGCTCACCCCCAGCTGGCCATCGACATCGCGGAGGAGCTCGGTTCCGACCTCGTCCACACGGATGCCCGTACCTTCGCCAACGGCGAGATCTACGCCCGCTACGACGAGAGCGTCCGTGGCTGCGACGCGTTCGTCATCCAGTCGCACACGAGCCCCATCAACGAGTGGCTCATGGAGCAGCTCATCATGGTGGACGCGCTCAAGCGGGCATCCGCCAAGCGCATCACGGTCGTGAGCCCGTTCTACCCCTACGCGCGACAGGACAAGAAGGGCCGCGGTCGCGAGCCCATCAGCGCCCGTCTCGTCGCCGACCTGTACAGGGCCGCCGGTGCCGATCGCATCATGAGTGTCGACCTGCACGCCGCGCAGATCCAGGGCTTCTTCGACGGCCCCGTCGACCACCTGTTCGCGATGCCCGTCCTGCTTGAGCACTTCCAGAAGCAGCTCGACCCCTCGACCCTCACGGTCGTGAGCCCCGACATGGGCCGCGTGCGCGTCGCCGACATCTGGAGCGACAAGCTCGGCGCCCCGCTCGCGATCATCCACAAGCGCCGCGACCCGCTGGTGCCCAACCAGGTCACCGTGCACGAGATCGTCGGTGAAGTCGAGGGGCGCGTTTGCCTCCTCGTCGATGACCTCATCGACACGGGCCGCACCATCGTCAAGGCAGCCGAGGCGCTCAAGGCGGCTGGCGCCACCAACGTGGTCGTCGCGGCGACCCACGCGGTGTTCTCCCCGCCCGCGGTCGAGATCCTGCAGAGCGAGGCGATCGACTCGGTTGTCGTCACCGACACCCTCCCCATTCCGGAGGAGAAGCGCTGGGATCGCCTCACCATCCTGCCGATCGCGCCGCTGATCGCCCGGGCCATCCACGAGGTCTTCGATGACGGATCGGTGACCTCCATGTTCGATGGAGCCGCATGACGGACTACTCGCCCCCGCGTCCCTGGATCACGTCCTACGCCGAGGGGGTGCCGGCGGAGATCGAGACGCCGGACGGGTCGTTGTACGACCTGGTCGCGGCATCCGCCAGCGAGTTCCCGACCAACGTCGCGCTCGAGTTCTTCGGGCGCACCGCGACGTACACCGAGATGCTCGAGCAGATCGACCGTGCGGCCGAGGGGCTGCGGCTGCTCGGCGTCCAGAAGGGTGACCCCGTCGCCCTGGTGCTGCCGAACTGTCCGCAGCACATCGTCGCCTTCTACGCGATCCTGCGCCTCGGCGCGATCGTCGTCGAGCACAACCCGCTCTACACCCCGCGCGAACTGCGCCACCAGTTCGAGGACCACGGTGCCCGCGTCGTCATCTCCTGGGACAAGGTCGTCGAGACGATCCAGGAGTTCCCGGCGGATGTCGCGGTCGAGACGATCATCTCGGTAGACCTCACACGTGCCATGCCCTTCACCACCCGTGCACTGCTTCGGCTGCCGATCGCGAAGGCCCGCGAGTCCCGCGCCGCCCTCACGACGAGCGTTCGCGGCACGATCCCGTGGGAGGAGATGCTGAAGTCCCCGCCGATCGAGAGCCGTATCATCCGCCCGGTCTCCGAGGATGTCGCGCTCATCCAGTACACGTCGGGCACGACCGGCGTTCCGAAGGGTGCCACGCTCACCCACGCGAACCTGCTCGTGAACGCCGCCCAGGCGCGCTCGTGGGTTCCCGGCGTCACGCGCGGCAAGGCCGTCGTCTATGCCGTGCTGCCGATGTTCCACGCGTACGGCCTCACCCTCTGCCTCACCTTCGCGATGAGCATGGGCTCGCGCCTCGTGCTCTTCCCGCGGTTCGACCCGGACCTCGTGCTGCCCGTCATCAAGAAGCATCCGCCGACATTCCTTCCCGCGGTGCCGCCGATCTACGAGCGCCTCACGAAGGCCGCGGACGAGAAGGGCGTCTCCCTCAAGGGCATCACGATTGCGATCTCGGGAGCTATGCCGCTCTCCGCCGCGGTCGTCGACCCCTGGGAGGCCCGCACGGGCGGCTATCTCGTCGAGGGATACGGCCTCTCGGAGACGAGCCCGGTCCTCATGGCGAACCCGGTCGGACCGACCCGCCGTGCGGGGACCGTCGGACTGCCTCTTCCGAGCACCGAGTTGCGCGTCGTCGATCCCGAGAACCCGACCGTGGACCGCGCTCCCGGTGAAGAGGGCGAGCTCGTCGTCCGTGGTCCTCAGGTGTTCAGCGGCTACTGGAAGAAGCCCGAGGAGACCGCGGCGGTGTTCGTCGCGGACCCCCACGGTGGTGCACCCTGGTTCCGCACGGGCGACATCGTGACGATCGACCCCGACGGCTTCGTCTCGATCGTCGACCGCATCAAGGAGCTCATCATCACGGGCGGGTTCAACGTGGCCCCGAGCGAGGTCGAGGAGGTCCTGCGTCGCCACCCGAGCGTGGCCGATGTCGCGGTCGTGGGTCTTCCCAGTGAGCACTCCGGCGAGGACGTGGTTGCGGCCGTCGTGCTCGCGCCCGGCGCCGAACTCGATGAGGCTGGCATCCGCGAACTGGCCCGCGAGCACCTGACGCCCTACAAGGTGCCGCGTCGTGTGATCGCCGTGGACGAGCTTCCCAAGTCACTCATCGGCAAGGTGCTGCGCAAGAAGGTCCGCGACTCGCTCACGGCCGCCACGCAGTAGCGCCGGTCGCGCTCAGGTCGATTCGATCGGCCCCGACGGCAGCGTCACCGCACCCGGGATGAGACCGAGGTGCGCGAGCACCACCTCGGTGCCGTCGAAGTTGCGCGCGTAGCAGTTCCACCCGATCCCGGGGTCCATCCTGACCTCGAACCTGGCGTCCGAGGCGATCGCCTCGGGGGCGTAGTAGGCGGCGTAGATGGCGCACGCCCGGATCGCCGTGCGGTTGGCGGTACCGAGGGTGATGAGGATGCCCGGCAGCACGAGCGCCACCAGCCCGAGCACCACCGTCACGCGCATGATCAGCCGAAGCCGCGGTCCGCGGAGAGGACGCTCGTGGGGTTCGTAACCGGCCAGCTCCGGCTCGTCGTCTTCCACGGGGACATTGTCTCACCGCCACCGGGGAGGATGCCCGGAGCCGATGCCGTCCGGTGGCAGTATGGGCGCATGAACGGCACCCCCACGCCCACCGCACCTCGTTCCTTTCGGCTGCGACGCATGGTCGGTCGCGATCCTCACGAGCCGCACCGGGCTGCGACGCCCCTCGAGCTGCTCTTCGATCTGACGTTCGTCGTCGCCTTCGGGTTTGCCTCCGACCAGTTGGCGCACCTCATCGCCGTGGGTCACGTCGGAGAGGGTGTGCTCGGATTCACCTTCGCGATGTTCGCGGTGTGCTGGGCGTGGATCAACTTCACCTGGTTCGCCTCGGCGTTCGACACCGACGACTGGTTCTATCGGGTGACCACGATGGTCCAGATGGTGGGTGTCATCGTGCTCGCGCTGGGGCTCGCTCCGCTTTTCCACTCCCTCGAGGAGGGTGCGCACGTCGACAACCGGGTGGTCGTTGCGGGCTACGTAGTCATGCGCGTCGCCCTCGTGGCGCAGTGGCTGCGTGCCGCCAAGCAGGATCCCGCGCGGCGACGTGTCGCCCTGACCTACGCGCTGTGGGTGAGTCTCGCCCAGGTGGGGTGGATCGTCGTGGCCATCCTGGATCTCCCCACCGGTCTGACGCTTGTCTTCTCCGTGCTGCTCTTCGTCGTGGAGTTCACAGGGCCGGTGTTGGCCGAGCGCAAGGATGGCGGCACCCCGTGGCATCCGCACCACATCGCCGAGCGGTACGGCCTCCTCGCGATCATCGCGCTGGGTGAGGTCATCCTCGGCACGGTGACATCGGTCTCCGCGCTCGTGGAGCGCCAGGAGTGGAGCACCGAGGCGATTCTCGTGGTGGTGGCAGGCGTGGGCCTGGCCCTGGGCATCTGGTGGGTGTACTTCATGCTGCCAGCCGGCGCACTCCTCGCGCGCCATCGCGAGCGGTCGTTCGTCTGGGGGTACGCCCACATCGTGATCTTCGCCGCGATCACGGCTATGGGGGCCGGACTGCACGTCGCCGCCTACGTGATCGAGGGTGAGTCGGAGATCGGCGTGCTCGGTGTTGTGCTCTCCGTTGCGATACCCGTGGCATTGTTCACGGTCGGGGCACTTCTGATCTACGCGTACCTGTTCCGTGAGAACGACCCGTTCCACGTCATGCTGTTCGTCGGAACCCTCGTCGTGCTCGCTCTGGCTACTGCGCTCGCAGCGTTCGGCGCGTCGATCGGAGTCTGCCTCGTGGTGCTCACCCTGGCGCCGGCAGTGCCCGTGGTCGGGTTTGAGACCCTGGGTAACCGGCGCCAGGCTGATGCCCTGGAGCGTGCTCTGCGCTAGGCGACGATTCCGTCCACCTTCAGCGGAAGGGTGATGGAGTCATTGCTTGAATCGGTTCCCCCCGGCTCCACGTATGGCATGACATCGATCACGACGGGCGACGAGTTGCCGTTGCTTCCGGTGAACGTGAAAACTCCGTCGCCCGTGTGCATACCGGCATCCAGCGCCGTGTCGTAGGTGAAGATCCAGTAGTAGCCGCCCTCGACCTCGAGAGTCCACCCCGTGTTGCCCGCGGCGAGCGCCGGGTTCGACATGCCCGACTTGATGGGAACGATGACCCGGATGGGGCCAGTGCCCGCGCGGGTCGAGAGGTTCTCCACCGAGAACGTGACCTGGGCGGTGCCGCCGCTCTGGAGGGGGATCTCGGCAGTCTCGGGAGAGATGACTCCCTCGATCCCGTAGTCGAACGCGCCGTTGGCGATGACGTCGAGGGTTACGGTGTTGTTCGCCGTGTTCGAGTCGCCGCCGGAGCCGGTGACGATGGAGACGGGGTAGCTGAAGGATTCCGGTCCTTCGGTGTCGGCTGTCGTGAGTGTGAAGCTGAAGGACGCGACGGTCGACGTCGCACCCTTCGGAAGCGCCCCGGAGAAGGTGAAGTAGTAGAACGCGGCATCGGAATCGTCGACCGTCCAGTCGGTGCCGGTGAAGTAGGTCGGACCACCAAAACCCTCGAGCTTCGGGATGCTCACCACCACAGGAGGCGTGCCAGCAAGGGCGCCCACGTTGGTGATCGTGAACTCGGTGACGACGGCGTCGCCGGAGTCGATCGAGTCCGGCGAGACGAGCTCGGCCGAGAGGCTGTAGT encodes the following:
- a CDS encoding cation diffusion facilitator family transporter: MSHDHDHGAASSGRGRLAIAFGITAVVLIAELIGAAITGSLALLVDAAHMLTDAGGLAIALAAASLASRPATARRTWGWDRAEVLGATAQAAILLAVGVFVLIEAVRRFFEPPEIVGGELVIFGVIGLLGNVAAIIVLASGRTANMNMRAAFLEVLNDALGSVAVIVAAIVIAVTGFQLADAIAAVLIGLLIIPRAVILLRDTTNVLLESTPRGLDLDAVRTHLLEVPHVQSVHDLHVSQIATGLPVLTAHVVVDDTCFYDGHAPRMLDQLQGCVAKHFDVQIEHSTFQLELAAHAEHEHPTHD
- a CDS encoding cytochrome P450, with translation MPVAEDLTAPTRERTLNPLLDGLGRSARAHEHRLLSAARPALPYLNWLGMLARPIMKVPGLGWITSDPLTARAVLNDPDHFTLLSEGGVGHLWAQILGDWVYDLFDGPGHYDLRTRSRELFTERTSATFVEHAWGGRLDSARTAFEAGEPIDLADLSRILVGQMVVTLLGLPVEASRGDAAYREIFETGEELASIALGTTADTVLPPEKIATARAIVERLTGHIDAVFATASGDTIIGRCRDLGLSITETKGLSTLLMVAGTETAASAMARMAALLYDSGEQHRLIENPKLRENAVREALRVTSPAPLIGRSVLADLEIGGRTLRAGERIMVLTWTANNLAGEYRVDRPYIPQNRQLWFGAGRHLCLGGPLARAELDAVLGMLVGDGRPFRIVSRRYGRKVLIPAYASLVVQKA
- a CDS encoding TMEM175 family protein, producing the protein MSDVRSRYRRIFDDGSDTERMVFFSDAVFAIAMTLLVIDLAVPEDRDGTAGEVLLGLWPNFLAYALSFTIIAINWVAHYRRYRVIKTHDPVLLLLNLVLLFFVALLPFPTSLLSSYSGQAPAVALYAFVVGLLSALQWATWQYAYSKGMVDKAVDEGLFRWVRLNQLTVPLVFWASIPIALLWDGGIAMWFWFALFPVNFITGRMSRRY
- a CDS encoding MarR family winged helix-turn-helix transcriptional regulator, producing the protein MPTSDEVDRIVEAWSRERSDLDFSPLQVLSRVRRLARHLERARRAAFGASDLETWEFDVLSALRRAGSPYQLSPKALLQQTLVSSGTMTNRIDRLVSRGLVERRTDPNDGRGILVMMTAEGRERVDAAISTLLTAEAELLERLSATDQERLSALLRKLSIDFDAAADD
- a CDS encoding DUF1622 domain-containing protein; translated protein: METFFETVTHVFEIAGVVAMVVGFVVAFVLGIRTWSRSHDGHAAFTTLRDSIGLSILLGLEILVAADLVRTVTSTPSLTDAVILGIIVLIRTILSFSLQIEIEGVAPWKRALLSAPQQIAARAGVRSVRAPKKEE
- the glmU gene encoding bifunctional UDP-N-acetylglucosamine diphosphorylase/glucosamine-1-phosphate N-acetyltransferase GlmU translates to MTDQNLAVVVLAAGQGTRMKSSRPKVLHSLAGRSLIGHVLATAGQLAPSHVIAVVRHERDTVVATIAELMPSAIIVDQDEIPGTGRAVEVAIAALPEDFDGDVVVVSGDVPLLDAETLGALLAQHRTAAAAATLLSAIMEDATGYGRLVRGASGELDRIVEQSDATPEELAITEINSGTYVFRVSPLRQQLALVGASNAQGEKYLTDVIGLLRASGAEVSAMPVAEGWMVSGVNDRVQLAEAGRRMNQLIVQRWQREGVTIQDPTTTWIDADVTLAPDVEILPGTQLKGATLVQTGATIGPDTTLVDTEVGPGATVKRTDATLAVIGENASVGPFAYLRPGTYLGADGKIGTFVETKNSRIGAGSKVPHLSYIGDTTVGEQSNIGAGTITANYDGVNKSSTVVGSHVRSGSHNVFVAPVTIGDGAYTGAGTVVRKDVPAGALAITAASQRNMPGWVAANRPGTAAAKAAEEAGE
- a CDS encoding type II toxin-antitoxin system Phd/YefM family antitoxin, coding for MNSVGLRELKQNPSEVVARAERGETITITVQGRPAARLVPYEMPRRRWVPAEELASALAEIPVDTTGWAAEARAIRDNDPLVDPWERES
- a CDS encoding PIN domain-containing protein yields the protein MILLDTSVLIDPPERWPGAVLGSSSLCLAELEFGIQMARSAAIRAERTRRLTVYRSRFEWIPFEESDAASFGIVAERVARTRPAHARSTDILLAAQALTLGVPLLTRNVKDFELVDDLVEILDGNA
- a CDS encoding ribose-phosphate diphosphokinase, which produces MSEIKISGEKRLVIVTGRAHPQLAIDIAEELGSDLVHTDARTFANGEIYARYDESVRGCDAFVIQSHTSPINEWLMEQLIMVDALKRASAKRITVVSPFYPYARQDKKGRGREPISARLVADLYRAAGADRIMSVDLHAAQIQGFFDGPVDHLFAMPVLLEHFQKQLDPSTLTVVSPDMGRVRVADIWSDKLGAPLAIIHKRRDPLVPNQVTVHEIVGEVEGRVCLLVDDLIDTGRTIVKAAEALKAAGATNVVVAATHAVFSPPAVEILQSEAIDSVVVTDTLPIPEEKRWDRLTILPIAPLIARAIHEVFDDGSVTSMFDGAA
- a CDS encoding long-chain-fatty-acid--CoA ligase yields the protein MTDYSPPRPWITSYAEGVPAEIETPDGSLYDLVAASASEFPTNVALEFFGRTATYTEMLEQIDRAAEGLRLLGVQKGDPVALVLPNCPQHIVAFYAILRLGAIVVEHNPLYTPRELRHQFEDHGARVVISWDKVVETIQEFPADVAVETIISVDLTRAMPFTTRALLRLPIAKARESRAALTTSVRGTIPWEEMLKSPPIESRIIRPVSEDVALIQYTSGTTGVPKGATLTHANLLVNAAQARSWVPGVTRGKAVVYAVLPMFHAYGLTLCLTFAMSMGSRLVLFPRFDPDLVLPVIKKHPPTFLPAVPPIYERLTKAADEKGVSLKGITIAISGAMPLSAAVVDPWEARTGGYLVEGYGLSETSPVLMANPVGPTRRAGTVGLPLPSTELRVVDPENPTVDRAPGEEGELVVRGPQVFSGYWKKPEETAAVFVADPHGGAPWFRTGDIVTIDPDGFVSIVDRIKELIITGGFNVAPSEVEEVLRRHPSVADVAVVGLPSEHSGEDVVAAVVLAPGAELDEAGIRELAREHLTPYKVPRRVIAVDELPKSLIGKVLRKKVRDSLTAATQ
- a CDS encoding low temperature requirement protein A — protein: MNGTPTPTAPRSFRLRRMVGRDPHEPHRAATPLELLFDLTFVVAFGFASDQLAHLIAVGHVGEGVLGFTFAMFAVCWAWINFTWFASAFDTDDWFYRVTTMVQMVGVIVLALGLAPLFHSLEEGAHVDNRVVVAGYVVMRVALVAQWLRAAKQDPARRRVALTYALWVSLAQVGWIVVAILDLPTGLTLVFSVLLFVVEFTGPVLAERKDGGTPWHPHHIAERYGLLAIIALGEVILGTVTSVSALVERQEWSTEAILVVVAGVGLALGIWWVYFMLPAGALLARHRERSFVWGYAHIVIFAAITAMGAGLHVAAYVIEGESEIGVLGVVLSVAIPVALFTVGALLIYAYLFRENDPFHVMLFVGTLVVLALATALAAFGASIGVCLVVLTLAPAVPVVGFETLGNRRQADALERALR